In one Hippocampus zosterae strain Florida chromosome 10, ASM2543408v3, whole genome shotgun sequence genomic region, the following are encoded:
- the sik3 gene encoding serine/threonine-protein kinase SIK3 homolog isoform X2 — MAAVSSGGAAGTPAAGIAHSARPNHTAMGPQNRVQPSCGISHQGRPGATTGCISNPAQTSTVRPPPARVGHYEIERTIGKGNFAVVKLATHIITKAKVAIKIVDKTQLDDENLKKIFREVQIMKLLKHPHIIRLYQVMETERMIYLVTEYASGGEIFDHLVAHGRMAEKDARKKFKQIVAAVHFCHCRNIVHRDLKAENLLLDHNLNIKIADFGFSNLFSRGQLLKTWCGSPPYAAPELFEGKEYDGPKVDIWSLGVVLYVLVCGALPFDGSTLQNLRARVLSGKFRIPFFMSTDCEYLIRHMLVLEPSRRLTMEQICKNKWMRQGDPDPDFDRLIAECELVKTERETELINEQVLIAMSEMGLDRERAIQSLHTDAYDHYSAIYSLLSDRLKKHKTLRVAPPTPRPISYPLNAVQMDAQGNPINITVPHVQLINPENQIVEPDGNMALDSDEGEEPSPEAMARYLSMRRHTVGVPDQRTEMQEALQKLPPGFPRGAMPQPPFPPLTPTLGQMHTLMPTQSLQPTQHLEYKEQSLLQPPTLQLLNGMGPLGRRASDGGANIQLHAQLLKRPRGPSPLVTSPHPIPAVAPVDEEGSDGEPDQEAVQRYLANRCKRHTTHALMSTSHGDPSAEPQRSQGPRQRVGWAPDTHTRSSYKDCNTLHLPMERFSPVRRFSDGAATIQAFKTHLENSSLIKQLKQECEQLQKMYAAQQDERFLEHTQQQHILYQQEQQILHQQIQGLSLGHGESHPSHLTHQLQRLHIQPSSPPPTHPSNHLFRQPNQSSPPGSAGMMQGHGPSSVPYQHGSPSLYQGQSGSPPPTGLPRVAIPASQQSSVHPSVPLAQGVPQQQQVTIQVQEVELGVGPQRQGSFLSTPCGHRVLGKQLSADNAESHSRSLGRFTSAYDQSQLASHLFSNEAATRGAPGVLGSYGPYLQGASLNVPGLEGYQSGALGTGSYGTPSALQQALLSPTPVDYRPPQQHVTPTLQGLLSPRHSLTGHADPRLPPQDLAALLKRQSPRSCPAPPTPPSSTTPEYGEMLLLCQLSQGESLEPQPPQSSPAGKHYHHLLQIRPPDVQPQQQPDQAPCPSLPHSESMEEDEVPSGYHHTHEGLLAKAGEGHELLLRPPRGSTPPYNSPTHRRGYMSLSPPTTRDSEHIECRQTGQAMEVPDHNGVGYSRGQQGEAYRSRGQLQRHHTIQTCDDAYAEPMSGMSLLAGKALSSARMSDILSQTSLSESQQLHQREESVCDVEGELHAATCYPSSCTTDMLLSYKPPDLQYSMEQAGV, encoded by the exons ATGGCGGCCGTGTCAAGCGGAGGTGCCGCTGGGACTCCCGCGGCCGGTATAGCGCACTCTGCCCGACCGAACCACACAGCCATGGGGCCTCAGAACCGAGTCCAGCCATCCTGCGGGATTAGCCACCAGGGTCGTCCCGGCGCGACCACCGGGTGCATTTCCAATCCTGCCCAGACCTCGACCGTCAGGCCCCCCCCTGCCCGAGTGGGCCATTACGAGATCGAGCGGACCATCGGCAAGGGAAATTTCGCCGTCGTTAAACTGGCCACCCACATCATTACAAAAGCAAAG GTGGCTATAAAAATAGTGGACAAGACCCAGCTGGATGATGAAAACTTGAAAAAGATATTTAGGGAAGTTCAAATCATGAAGTTGCTAAAACACCCGCACATCATCCGTCTGTACCAG GTGATGGAGACAGAGAGAATGATTTATTTGGTAACCGAATATGCTAGCGGCGGCGAAATTTTTG ACCACCTGGTGGCCCATGGACGTATGGCAGAAAAGGATGCCAGGAAGAAGTTCAAACAGATTGTTGCAGCAGTTCATTTCTGTCACTGCCGTAACATCGTTCACAGAGACCTGAAGGCAGAGAACCTGCTTTTGGACCACAATCTCAACATCAAAATAGCAG ATTTTGGTTTCAGTAACCTGTTTTCCCGAGGACAACTGTTGAAGACCTGGTGTGGCAGCCCACCCTATGCTGCACCAGAACTATTTGAAGGCAAAGAATATGATGGGCCGAAAGTAGATATATGG agCTTAGGTGTGGTCTTATATGTCTTGGTGTGTGGTGCCCTACCCTTTGATGGCAGTACTCTACAGAATTTGAGAGCACGTGTCCTAAGTGGCAAGTTCCGTATCCCCTTCTTCATGTCTACAG ACTGCGAGTATTTGATCAGACATATGTTGGTTCTGGAGCCCAGCAGACGGCTAACAATGGAACAAATCTGTAAGAACAAGTGGATGAGACAAGGGGACCCGGACCCTGACTTTGACAGG TTGATCGCAGAGTGTGAGCTGGTTAAGACTGAAAGAGAAACGGAGCTTATCAACGAGCAAGTGCTCATAGCGATGTCTGAGATGGGCCTGGACCGAGAACGTGCAATTCAG TCCCTGCACACAGATGCATATGATCACTACAGTGCCATCTACAGTTTGCTATCCGATCGTCTCAAGAAACACAAGACGTTGCGTGTTGCTCCACCCACACCACGCCCCATTAGCTATCCCCTTAACGCTGTACAG ATGGATGCACAGGGTAATCCAATCAACATAACGGTTCCTCATGTCCAGCTTATCAACCCAGAGAACCAgattgttgaa CCGGATGGCAATATGGCACTCGACAGTGATGAAGGTGAAGAGCCATCTCCTGAAGCCATGGCTAGGTACCTCTCAATGAGGCGGCACACTGTGGGTGTACCAGACCAAAG GACTGAGATGCAAGAGGCCCTCCAGAAACTGCCACCAGGTTTCCCGCGGGGAGCAATGCCCCAACCCCCGTTTCCTCCACTCACGCCGACATTGGGGCAAATGCACACTCTCATGCCAACGCAGAGCCTACAGCCAACGCAGCACCTGGAGTACAAG GAGCAGTCGCTGCTGCAACCACCCACTCTGCAGTTACTCAATGGCATGGGGCCCCTGGGTCGAAGAGCTTCCGATGGTGGTGCCAATATCCAACTACATGCTCAGCTCCTGAAAAGGCCCCGGGGTCCATCACCTCTTGTTACCAGTCCA CACCCTATTCCTGCTGTTGCTCCGGTGGATGAAGAGGGATCAGATGGAGAGCCAGATCAAGAAGCCGTACAAAG GTACCTGGCGAACCGCTGCAAGCGGCACACGACGCACGCGCTCATGAGCACATCGCATGGCGATCCCTCGGCAGAGCCCCAACGGTCACAGGGCCCCCGCCAGAGGGTGGGCTGGgcccctgacacacacacccG ATCAAGCTATAAAGACTGTAACACACTTCATCTTCCTATGGAACGCTTCTCACCTGTCAGAAGGTTCTCTGACGGCGCCGCCACCATTCAAGCCTTCAAAACACATCTAGAGAACAGTAGCCTCATTAAGCAACTCAAGCAG GAGTGCGAACAGCTCCAGAAAATGTACGCGGCCCAGCAGGATGAGCGATTCCTGGAACACACCCAACAACAGCATATCCTTTACCAGCAAGAGCAACAAATCCTCCACCAGCAAATCCAG GGTCTTTCTTTAGGCCATGGAGAAAGTCATCCCAGTCACCTAACTCACCAGCTCCAGAG GTTGCATATCCAGCCATCCAGTCCACCGCCAACACATCCGAGCAACCACCTCTTCAGACAGCCAAATCAGAGTTCTCCGCCCGGCTCCGCAGGCATGATGCAAGGGCACG GTCCATCCTCAGTACCGTATCAGCATGGTTCTCCTTCACTGTACCAGGGCCAGAGTGGTAGCCCACCTCCCACAGGCCTTCCAAGAGTTGCTATACCAGCCAGTCAGCAGTCATCTGTACACCCTTCTGTCCCATTGGCTCAGGGTGTGCCTCAACAGCAGCAa GTGACTATTCAGGTACAGGAAGTGGAATTGGGAGTTGGGCCACAGAGGCAGGGTAGCTTTTTGTCGACACCCTGTGGACACCGAGTTCTCGGGAAGCAGCTGAGTGCAGACAACGCAGAGTCGCACAG TCGTAGCCTTGGCCGTTTCACATCAGCCTATGACCAGAGCCAGCTCGCTTCCCACCTTTTTTCTAATGAAGCGGCCACTCGGGGTGCCCCTGGAGTGTTGGGCTCCTATGGACCTTACCTGCAGGGGGCCTCTCTCAACGTACCCGGACTGGAGGGTTACCAGAGTGGCGCTTTGGGGACCGGGAGTTATGGCACCCCATCAGCACTACAGCAAGCGTTACTCTCTCCAACTCCAGTGGACTACCGCCCCCCACAACAGCACGTTACACCTACTCTGCAGGGTCTCCTGTCCCCCCGCCACTCTTTGACGGGACATGCCGATCCTCGGTTACCGCCACAGGACCTGGCAGCACTGCTGAAGAGGCAGAGCCCTCGCTCATGTCCTGCACCCCCAACACCGCCCAGTAGCACGACACCGGAATACGGCGAGATGCTACTTCTCTGCCAGCTGAGCCAGGGTGAGAGTTTGGAACCCCAACCGCCTCAAAGCTCCCCAGCAGGCAAGCACTACCACCACCTTCTCCAGATCCGACCACCGGATGTTCAGCCACAACAGCAGCCTGACCAAGCACCTTGTCCGAGCTTACCCCACTCGGAGAGCATGGAGGAAGATGAGGTACCATCTGGCTACCACCACACCCATGAGGGCCTGCTGGCCAAAGCAGGAGAAGGTCATGAGCTCCTCCTGCGTCCTCCCAGAGGGAGCACCCCTCCCTACAACTCCCCTACTCACAGACGTGGCTATATGAGTCTGAGTCCTCCAACAACTAGAG acTCTGAACATATAGAGTGCAGACAGACAGGGCAAGCTATGGAGGTGCCCGATCACAACGGCGTGGGTTATTCTCGAGGTCAGCAGGGAGAAGCTTACAGATCCAGAGGACAGCTTCAGCGTCACCACACCATCCAGACCTGCGATGATGCATAT GCTGAGCCCATGTCTGGGATGAGCCTTTTGGCTGGGAAGGCGCTAAGTTCTGCTCGCATGTCAGACATTCTCAGCCAGACGTCACTCTCAGAAAGCCAGCAGCTGCACCAGCGGGAAGAGTCAG TATGTGACGTTGAAGGGGAGCTCCACGCGGCGACCTGCTATCCCTCTTCCTGCACCACAGATATGCTTCTCAGCTATAAGCCCCCTGACCTGCAATACAGCATGGAGCAGGCTGGAGTTTAG
- the sik3 gene encoding serine/threonine-protein kinase SIK3 homolog isoform X1, producing MAAVSSGGAAGTPAAGIAHSARPNHTAMGPQNRVQPSCGISHQGRPGATTGCISNPAQTSTVRPPPARVGHYEIERTIGKGNFAVVKLATHIITKAKVAIKIVDKTQLDDENLKKIFREVQIMKLLKHPHIIRLYQVMETERMIYLVTEYASGGEIFDHLVAHGRMAEKDARKKFKQIVAAVHFCHCRNIVHRDLKAENLLLDHNLNIKIADFGFSNLFSRGQLLKTWCGSPPYAAPELFEGKEYDGPKVDIWSLGVVLYVLVCGALPFDGSTLQNLRARVLSGKFRIPFFMSTDCEYLIRHMLVLEPSRRLTMEQICKNKWMRQGDPDPDFDRLIAECELVKTERETELINEQVLIAMSEMGLDRERAIQSLHTDAYDHYSAIYSLLSDRLKKHKTLRVAPPTPRPISYPLNAVQMDAQGNPINITVPHVQLINPENQIVEPDGNMALDSDEGEEPSPEAMARYLSMRRHTVGVPDQRTEMQEALQKLPPGFPRGAMPQPPFPPLTPTLGQMHTLMPTQSLQPTQHLEYKEQSLLQPPTLQLLNGMGPLGRRASDGGANIQLHAQLLKRPRGPSPLVTSPHPIPAVAPVDEEGSDGEPDQEAVQRYLANRCKRHTTHALMSTSHGDPSAEPQRSQGPRQRVGWAPDTHTRSSYKDCNTLHLPMERFSPVRRFSDGAATIQAFKTHLENSSLIKQLKQECEQLQKMYAAQQDERFLEHTQQQHILYQQEQQILHQQIQGLSLGHGESHPSHLTHQLQRLHIQPSSPPPTHPSNHLFRQPNQSSPPGSAGMMQGHGPSSVPYQHGSPSLYQGQSGSPPPTGLPRVAIPASQQSSVHPSVPLAQGVPQQQQVTIQVQEVELGVGPQRQGSFLSTPCGHRVLGKQLSADNAESHSRSLGRFTSAYDQSQLASHLFSNEAATRGAPGVLGSYGPYLQGASLNVPGLEGYQSGALGTGSYGTPSALQQALLSPTPVDYRPPQQHVTPTLQGLLSPRHSLTGHADPRLPPQDLAALLKRQSPRSCPAPPTPPSSTTPEYGEMLLLCQLSQGESLEPQPPQSSPAGKHYHHLLQIRPPDVQPQQQPDQAPCPSLPHSESMEEDEVPSGYHHTHEGLLAKAGEGHELLLRPPRGSTPPYNSPTHRRGYMSLSPPTTRDSEHIECRQTGQAMEVPDHNGVGYSRGQQGEAYRSRGQLQRHHTIQTCDDAYDQAEPMSGMSLLAGKALSSARMSDILSQTSLSESQQLHQREESVCDVEGELHAATCYPSSCTTDMLLSYKPPDLQYSMEQAGV from the exons ATGGCGGCCGTGTCAAGCGGAGGTGCCGCTGGGACTCCCGCGGCCGGTATAGCGCACTCTGCCCGACCGAACCACACAGCCATGGGGCCTCAGAACCGAGTCCAGCCATCCTGCGGGATTAGCCACCAGGGTCGTCCCGGCGCGACCACCGGGTGCATTTCCAATCCTGCCCAGACCTCGACCGTCAGGCCCCCCCCTGCCCGAGTGGGCCATTACGAGATCGAGCGGACCATCGGCAAGGGAAATTTCGCCGTCGTTAAACTGGCCACCCACATCATTACAAAAGCAAAG GTGGCTATAAAAATAGTGGACAAGACCCAGCTGGATGATGAAAACTTGAAAAAGATATTTAGGGAAGTTCAAATCATGAAGTTGCTAAAACACCCGCACATCATCCGTCTGTACCAG GTGATGGAGACAGAGAGAATGATTTATTTGGTAACCGAATATGCTAGCGGCGGCGAAATTTTTG ACCACCTGGTGGCCCATGGACGTATGGCAGAAAAGGATGCCAGGAAGAAGTTCAAACAGATTGTTGCAGCAGTTCATTTCTGTCACTGCCGTAACATCGTTCACAGAGACCTGAAGGCAGAGAACCTGCTTTTGGACCACAATCTCAACATCAAAATAGCAG ATTTTGGTTTCAGTAACCTGTTTTCCCGAGGACAACTGTTGAAGACCTGGTGTGGCAGCCCACCCTATGCTGCACCAGAACTATTTGAAGGCAAAGAATATGATGGGCCGAAAGTAGATATATGG agCTTAGGTGTGGTCTTATATGTCTTGGTGTGTGGTGCCCTACCCTTTGATGGCAGTACTCTACAGAATTTGAGAGCACGTGTCCTAAGTGGCAAGTTCCGTATCCCCTTCTTCATGTCTACAG ACTGCGAGTATTTGATCAGACATATGTTGGTTCTGGAGCCCAGCAGACGGCTAACAATGGAACAAATCTGTAAGAACAAGTGGATGAGACAAGGGGACCCGGACCCTGACTTTGACAGG TTGATCGCAGAGTGTGAGCTGGTTAAGACTGAAAGAGAAACGGAGCTTATCAACGAGCAAGTGCTCATAGCGATGTCTGAGATGGGCCTGGACCGAGAACGTGCAATTCAG TCCCTGCACACAGATGCATATGATCACTACAGTGCCATCTACAGTTTGCTATCCGATCGTCTCAAGAAACACAAGACGTTGCGTGTTGCTCCACCCACACCACGCCCCATTAGCTATCCCCTTAACGCTGTACAG ATGGATGCACAGGGTAATCCAATCAACATAACGGTTCCTCATGTCCAGCTTATCAACCCAGAGAACCAgattgttgaa CCGGATGGCAATATGGCACTCGACAGTGATGAAGGTGAAGAGCCATCTCCTGAAGCCATGGCTAGGTACCTCTCAATGAGGCGGCACACTGTGGGTGTACCAGACCAAAG GACTGAGATGCAAGAGGCCCTCCAGAAACTGCCACCAGGTTTCCCGCGGGGAGCAATGCCCCAACCCCCGTTTCCTCCACTCACGCCGACATTGGGGCAAATGCACACTCTCATGCCAACGCAGAGCCTACAGCCAACGCAGCACCTGGAGTACAAG GAGCAGTCGCTGCTGCAACCACCCACTCTGCAGTTACTCAATGGCATGGGGCCCCTGGGTCGAAGAGCTTCCGATGGTGGTGCCAATATCCAACTACATGCTCAGCTCCTGAAAAGGCCCCGGGGTCCATCACCTCTTGTTACCAGTCCA CACCCTATTCCTGCTGTTGCTCCGGTGGATGAAGAGGGATCAGATGGAGAGCCAGATCAAGAAGCCGTACAAAG GTACCTGGCGAACCGCTGCAAGCGGCACACGACGCACGCGCTCATGAGCACATCGCATGGCGATCCCTCGGCAGAGCCCCAACGGTCACAGGGCCCCCGCCAGAGGGTGGGCTGGgcccctgacacacacacccG ATCAAGCTATAAAGACTGTAACACACTTCATCTTCCTATGGAACGCTTCTCACCTGTCAGAAGGTTCTCTGACGGCGCCGCCACCATTCAAGCCTTCAAAACACATCTAGAGAACAGTAGCCTCATTAAGCAACTCAAGCAG GAGTGCGAACAGCTCCAGAAAATGTACGCGGCCCAGCAGGATGAGCGATTCCTGGAACACACCCAACAACAGCATATCCTTTACCAGCAAGAGCAACAAATCCTCCACCAGCAAATCCAG GGTCTTTCTTTAGGCCATGGAGAAAGTCATCCCAGTCACCTAACTCACCAGCTCCAGAG GTTGCATATCCAGCCATCCAGTCCACCGCCAACACATCCGAGCAACCACCTCTTCAGACAGCCAAATCAGAGTTCTCCGCCCGGCTCCGCAGGCATGATGCAAGGGCACG GTCCATCCTCAGTACCGTATCAGCATGGTTCTCCTTCACTGTACCAGGGCCAGAGTGGTAGCCCACCTCCCACAGGCCTTCCAAGAGTTGCTATACCAGCCAGTCAGCAGTCATCTGTACACCCTTCTGTCCCATTGGCTCAGGGTGTGCCTCAACAGCAGCAa GTGACTATTCAGGTACAGGAAGTGGAATTGGGAGTTGGGCCACAGAGGCAGGGTAGCTTTTTGTCGACACCCTGTGGACACCGAGTTCTCGGGAAGCAGCTGAGTGCAGACAACGCAGAGTCGCACAG TCGTAGCCTTGGCCGTTTCACATCAGCCTATGACCAGAGCCAGCTCGCTTCCCACCTTTTTTCTAATGAAGCGGCCACTCGGGGTGCCCCTGGAGTGTTGGGCTCCTATGGACCTTACCTGCAGGGGGCCTCTCTCAACGTACCCGGACTGGAGGGTTACCAGAGTGGCGCTTTGGGGACCGGGAGTTATGGCACCCCATCAGCACTACAGCAAGCGTTACTCTCTCCAACTCCAGTGGACTACCGCCCCCCACAACAGCACGTTACACCTACTCTGCAGGGTCTCCTGTCCCCCCGCCACTCTTTGACGGGACATGCCGATCCTCGGTTACCGCCACAGGACCTGGCAGCACTGCTGAAGAGGCAGAGCCCTCGCTCATGTCCTGCACCCCCAACACCGCCCAGTAGCACGACACCGGAATACGGCGAGATGCTACTTCTCTGCCAGCTGAGCCAGGGTGAGAGTTTGGAACCCCAACCGCCTCAAAGCTCCCCAGCAGGCAAGCACTACCACCACCTTCTCCAGATCCGACCACCGGATGTTCAGCCACAACAGCAGCCTGACCAAGCACCTTGTCCGAGCTTACCCCACTCGGAGAGCATGGAGGAAGATGAGGTACCATCTGGCTACCACCACACCCATGAGGGCCTGCTGGCCAAAGCAGGAGAAGGTCATGAGCTCCTCCTGCGTCCTCCCAGAGGGAGCACCCCTCCCTACAACTCCCCTACTCACAGACGTGGCTATATGAGTCTGAGTCCTCCAACAACTAGAG acTCTGAACATATAGAGTGCAGACAGACAGGGCAAGCTATGGAGGTGCCCGATCACAACGGCGTGGGTTATTCTCGAGGTCAGCAGGGAGAAGCTTACAGATCCAGAGGACAGCTTCAGCGTCACCACACCATCCAGACCTGCGATGATGCATAT GACCAGGCTGAGCCCATGTCTGGGATGAGCCTTTTGGCTGGGAAGGCGCTAAGTTCTGCTCGCATGTCAGACATTCTCAGCCAGACGTCACTCTCAGAAAGCCAGCAGCTGCACCAGCGGGAAGAGTCAG TATGTGACGTTGAAGGGGAGCTCCACGCGGCGACCTGCTATCCCTCTTCCTGCACCACAGATATGCTTCTCAGCTATAAGCCCCCTGACCTGCAATACAGCATGGAGCAGGCTGGAGTTTAG